A region from the Bradyrhizobium erythrophlei genome encodes:
- a CDS encoding K(+)-transporting ATPase subunit F: MIFDYSLAALVAAGLLCYLIYALLRPERF, encoded by the coding sequence ATGATTTTCGATTATTCACTCGCCGCGCTCGTCGCTGCCGGGTTGCTGTGTTACTTGATCTACGCCCTGCTGCGGCCTGAGCGATTTTAG
- a CDS encoding Fe-Mn family superoxide dismutase, producing MSHSFGPLVLVLDMYEHAYHMDYGAAAARYVDVYMEAIRWDNAAKLYEQYSRDT from the coding sequence ATGAGTCACAGTTTCGGGCCGTTGGTATTAGTGCTCGACATGTACGAGCACGCCTATCACATGGACTACGGTGCGGCGGCCGCGCGCTACGTCGACGTCTACATGGAAGCTATTCGCTGGGACAACGCCGCCAAATTGTACGAGCAATATAGCCGGGACACTTAG
- a CDS encoding helix-turn-helix domain-containing protein, producing the protein MPRDATGKIPGSPHLDFEAWKDLIRTMGGRFNPEGIEPNAFTGCVRPLRVCGFTAAEVGSNAHRVERTHRDVRLDGADHYFTMFQVAGQSAMTHNEEAARFDVGDVVLVDMARPATFFNCNAGESWKSVVLLLPRRSLVSHLGFEPRGGHYRRNGTAAGRLLLDLIRNSEEGEGTTPSPADSYMRLAVYDLVGALFAPNDPVPSRHADKLFIRVRNVIKDGFADPDFGPCEAAARAGISLRYLQKMFTQRGSTCSEFIYSFRLDQAARLLQRRAALDASQALSEIAYASGFRDYRHFARKFRHRFGHAPGGGSPEDSRALCDRNINHWLAML; encoded by the coding sequence ATGCCACGAGATGCGACCGGTAAAATCCCTGGCTCACCACATCTCGATTTCGAGGCGTGGAAAGACCTGATCCGCACGATGGGCGGGCGGTTCAACCCGGAAGGTATAGAACCCAACGCCTTTACCGGCTGTGTGCGCCCCCTTCGCGTCTGTGGGTTCACTGCGGCCGAGGTTGGTTCCAATGCTCATCGAGTCGAGCGGACGCATCGCGATGTTCGCCTCGATGGCGCGGACCATTATTTCACGATGTTCCAAGTCGCCGGCCAGTCAGCGATGACCCACAACGAAGAAGCCGCGCGCTTCGATGTGGGCGATGTCGTGCTCGTTGATATGGCTCGGCCCGCAACATTCTTTAACTGCAATGCAGGCGAGTCGTGGAAGTCCGTGGTGCTTCTTTTGCCGCGGCGGTCTCTGGTTTCGCATCTCGGATTCGAGCCGCGGGGTGGTCATTACCGCCGTAATGGAACGGCCGCCGGGCGTCTCCTCCTTGATCTCATACGCAATTCTGAGGAAGGCGAAGGAACAACGCCCTCGCCGGCCGATTCTTACATGCGGCTCGCAGTCTATGATCTTGTCGGCGCGCTGTTTGCACCGAATGATCCGGTGCCGTCGCGCCACGCTGACAAGCTGTTCATCCGTGTCCGCAACGTCATCAAGGACGGTTTCGCCGATCCGGATTTTGGTCCTTGCGAGGCCGCAGCGAGAGCTGGGATTTCACTGCGTTATCTCCAGAAAATGTTTACACAACGGGGCTCGACCTGCAGTGAATTCATCTATTCGTTCCGTCTAGATCAAGCCGCGCGTCTTCTGCAGCGCCGGGCCGCCCTCGACGCAAGTCAGGCCCTCAGCGAGATTGCCTACGCGTCCGGTTTTCGCGACTACAGACATTTCGCGAGAAAGTTTCGTCACCGGTTCGGTCATGCACCGGGCGGGGGCTCCCCCGAAGATAGTCGCGCCCTTTGTGACAGGAACATCAATCATTGGCTTGCCATGCTTTAA
- a CDS encoding DUF4118 domain-containing protein, with translation MTTPKATLPNEASQLDDSDPFQVLRLSSAPIAVRYLAAVVMTAFATVIAVGLDSKVSIPNLSLVYVIPVVIAAVAFGLGPSLCSAVVGALAYNFFFTEPRYSLMVDDPANVWAIGLLFVVGCIASGVASIARRRADDAALLMRQAKILQLYSHDVVGADDGREIVSLAASTLEALFHVPVVVMLMSETKVTFMERRGEIELLDVEMEAAQSSLTTGRPVPAGIYPFDASRLDFWPVSTPTGQWAVIGLAFDPDERPSKPATLVETVGGLVALALDRQHFRTG, from the coding sequence ATGACCACTCCGAAAGCAACGTTGCCAAACGAGGCAAGCCAGCTCGACGATTCTGATCCCTTTCAGGTCTTGCGACTGTCAAGCGCTCCGATCGCGGTGCGATATCTTGCTGCAGTTGTCATGACCGCCTTTGCAACAGTTATCGCCGTCGGGTTGGACAGCAAGGTAAGCATACCGAACTTGTCCCTGGTCTATGTCATACCCGTCGTCATCGCTGCCGTCGCTTTCGGGTTGGGACCGTCGCTTTGCTCAGCAGTTGTCGGAGCACTCGCGTACAATTTCTTTTTCACAGAGCCGCGTTATTCACTTATGGTCGATGACCCGGCGAACGTTTGGGCTATTGGGCTGCTTTTCGTTGTCGGATGTATTGCGAGCGGCGTGGCCTCAATCGCCAGGCGCAGGGCGGACGACGCGGCGCTCCTGATGCGGCAGGCAAAAATTCTGCAGCTCTATAGTCACGATGTCGTCGGTGCCGACGATGGAAGGGAAATCGTCTCTCTCGCGGCCAGCACTCTTGAAGCGCTCTTCCACGTTCCTGTTGTCGTGATGCTCATGTCGGAGACTAAAGTAACGTTCATGGAGAGGCGCGGCGAAATCGAGCTCCTCGATGTGGAGATGGAGGCCGCGCAGTCTTCACTGACGACTGGTCGGCCAGTCCCTGCAGGGATTTACCCATTCGACGCCTCGCGCCTCGACTTCTGGCCGGTGTCGACACCTACGGGACAATGGGCCGTCATTGGGTTGGCGTTCGACCCCGATGAGCGTCCATCCAAGCCCGCCACTCTGGTTGAAACCGTGGGAGGCCTCGTCGCTCTCGCGCTCGATCGCCAGCATTTCCGCACCGGGTAG
- a CDS encoding DUF3050 domain-containing protein, translating to MPEQDRYCLDTLRARLLDHPVYAEVASAEDLKRFMEDHVFAVWDFMSLLKRLQQDLTCTKVPWFPADNARAARLINDIVIGEETDVDPEGSYVSHLDLYLRAMADVGASTRQFDAFRSLARLGTSVETAMVRTGAPPHVQAFVAHTMALAQSGSTEEVLAAFFYGREDIIPEMFSRLQKTLASARRDNASLRNFIYYIERHIELDGDSHGPMGRELLEGLVADSPQRHQRALHAACNSIKARIDLWNGTLSRLREMRAA from the coding sequence ATGCCGGAACAAGACCGTTACTGCCTCGATACCCTTCGCGCGCGGCTGCTGGACCATCCCGTTTACGCGGAGGTGGCTTCCGCCGAGGATCTGAAGCGATTCATGGAAGATCATGTCTTCGCCGTCTGGGATTTTATGTCGCTCCTGAAGCGGCTGCAGCAAGACCTGACGTGCACCAAAGTGCCGTGGTTCCCGGCGGACAACGCCCGGGCTGCGCGCCTGATCAACGACATCGTGATCGGCGAGGAGACGGATGTCGATCCGGAGGGCTCTTATGTCAGCCACCTCGATCTCTACCTCCGCGCCATGGCGGACGTCGGAGCCAGTACCCGCCAATTCGACGCGTTCCGCTCGCTGGCGCGGCTCGGTACTTCGGTCGAAACGGCGATGGTGCGGACCGGTGCACCGCCTCATGTGCAAGCCTTTGTCGCGCATACGATGGCGCTCGCCCAGTCGGGGTCGACGGAAGAGGTCTTAGCGGCATTCTTTTATGGCCGCGAGGATATCATCCCGGAGATGTTCAGCAGGCTTCAGAAAACGCTTGCTAGCGCAAGGCGCGACAACGCTTCCTTGCGCAATTTCATCTACTACATCGAACGGCACATCGAGCTCGATGGCGACAGTCACGGTCCAATGGGGCGGGAGCTGCTCGAAGGTCTGGTAGCGGACTCCCCACAGAGGCACCAACGTGCTCTGCACGCCGCATGTAACAGCATCAAAGCCCGGATTGACCTTTGGAACGGCACATTAAGCAGGCTTCGCGAAATGCGCGCGGCGTGA
- a CDS encoding IS630 family transposase (programmed frameshift), giving the protein MGAAVSITRLDLTASALRKAASGEKDSAAARRILALALVLDGSDRKTAAETCGMDRQTLRDWVHRYNAAGLAGLRNLKSPGPGSKLTVRQQAELAELVEAGPDPAVHGVVRWRRVDLRDELQRRFGVTLHERSVGKVLAKLGYRKLSVRPRHPQADEEAQQTFKKNFAATVRAQIPEHAKDKPIEIWFQDEARIGQQGTLTRVWAKRGTRPRAPHDQRYDWAYLFGAACPQRRVAAGLVMPAANAEAMSLHLTAICRKVAAGSHAALVLDGAGYHIAAALTIPENVTLVRLPPYAPELNPIENVWEYLRGNKLAITVFDDYDDIVDKTCDAWNFFEHDPKRIASITTRTWATVNN; this is encoded by the exons ATGGGAGCGGCGGTATCGATCACCCGACTTGATCTGACGGCTTCGGCGCTTCGCAAGGCGGCGAGCGGAGAGAAGGATAGCGCCGCGGCGCGTCGGATACTCGCGCTTGCGCTGGTGCTCGATGGCTCGGACCGCAAAACGGCGGCCGAAACCTGCGGCATGGACCGTCAGACCTTGCGGGACTGGGTGCACCGTTACAACGCCGCGGGACTGGCCGGGCTTCGCAATCTCAAATCGCCAGGTCCCGGATCAAAACTCACGGTGCGGCAGCAGGCCGAATTGGCCGAGCTTGTCGAGGCCGGCCCCGACCCCGCGGTGCACGGGGTAGTGCGTTGGCGGCGGGTCGATCTGCGCGACGAATTGCAGCGGCGCTTCGGTGTCACGCTCCACGAGCGTTCGGTCGGGAAGGTTCTAGCCAAGCTCGGCTACCGCAAACTGTCGGTAAGGCCCCGCCACCCGCAGGCTGACGAAGAAGCCCAGCAGACGTTTA AAAAAAACTTCGCCGCGACCGTCAGGGCGCAAATTCCCGAGCACGCCAAAGACAAGCCGATCGAAATCTGGTTCCAAGACGAGGCCCGGATCGGCCAGCAGGGCACGCTGACCCGCGTCTGGGCCAAGCGTGGAACGAGGCCCCGCGCACCGCACGACCAGCGCTACGACTGGGCCTACCTGTTCGGCGCGGCCTGTCCGCAGCGTCGCGTCGCAGCAGGTCTGGTCATGCCGGCGGCGAACGCCGAGGCCATGTCGCTGCATCTCACAGCGATCTGCCGCAAGGTGGCGGCAGGTAGCCACGCCGCTCTTGTCCTCGATGGCGCCGGCTATCACATTGCTGCCGCGCTCACGATCCCCGAAAACGTCACCCTGGTGCGTCTGCCACCCTACGCGCCTGAACTCAATCCGATCGAAAACGTCTGGGAATATCTGCGCGGCAACAAACTCGCGATCACCGTCTTCGACGACTACGACGACATCGTTGATAAAACCTGCGACGCATGGAACTTCTTTGAACACGATCCAAAGCGCATCGCCTCAATCACCACACGAACATGGGCAACAGTCAATAATTAG